The following is a genomic window from Sulfitobacter pontiacus.
GAAGACGAAGCACCGGTGCGCGCATTTGCCAGCCGCGCGCTGCGCATGCGCGGCTATACTGTTCTAGAAGCCGACTCGGCCGAGATGGCACTAAAAACTCTTGAGGACCAAGCGCTTAATATTGATGTCTTTGTCACCGATGTTATCATGCCGGGGATGGATGGCCCTACTTGGGTACGCGAGGCGCTGAAAGCACGACCGGGGGTCCCTGTGGTCTTTGTCTCTGGCTATGCCGAGGATAGTTTCGGCGATGCCCAGATGACGATTCCCAATTCTGTTTTCCTGCCTAAACCGTTTTCGCTGACGGAGCTGACGAATACTGTGAACAGTCAGATCCAATAGGCTGGCTGGTCGCTACTCGATCGAGTCGTAAAGCGCGAATTCATCTGCGAATTTGCGTTTGAAACGTTGCTCTATCTCCGGGGAAAGATGCAGGTCCATTTGGGGGGACACATTTTCTTGTTTCAGATCAAGCGTCACGTCGAGCCTTTGTTCAAGAAAATCTTTTAACCGATCCTGATTCTCGTATCGAAAATAATGGGTTATGCCCGTTCCGTTCGGTTGCGCCGCCATAAAGTTCAGCTGGCTGCCCACGTCGGCAAATCCTGGTTTTTTCCCCTTCATATAGGCAAGAATGAATTCATCAAAACTCACATCAAAGGTGGCATTGGGCTTGCCTTGCATAAAGGGCCGCTGGCGATAACGATACCAACTGCCCAGCCAACTGATCGGCTCGCGCATGACGGCCATCAATTCAAGCTCCGTGTCGCAGACTTTCAGAAACATCGGGCGAATAAACCGGTTGTAGCGATAGACCGGCGCATGTTTCAGCATGGGCGGTTCGGAAATGACCATATCCGCCCGGGGGGCCAAAGCGGTTTCATAGGCTGTCGTTCCGGTTTTTGGAACCGACAAAAACGCAAGGCGTTCCTTAAAGAAAACAAGCACTTGAAAGAAAACCTTTCGTCAGTCGAATAGTAATTTTCGCGTATCAACCGAATGTTAATCAGTTCAATAAATAGATGAAAGGGCAAACAAATACATTGTAATGTTCTCATTTTGATCTCATATGGAACATAGAAAGAACATCAAGATGGTCGGGGCATGATGATTGCGGCTTGCAGACCACTGTGACAGTAAGAGGATAACCTATTATGGCAACGGCAGATCTTTTGACTATGGACAACAAGAAACAAGCTGAGAAGCAAAAGGCCCTGGACAGCGCGCTGGCACAGATTGAACGCCAGTTCGGCAAAGGGTCGATCATGAAGCTGGGGGCCGAGGGGGCCATTCAGGACATCAAGGCAAGCTCGACCGGTTCGTTGGGGCTGGATATCGCGCTTGGTATCGGCGGTCTGCCCATGGGGCGGATCATCGAGATTTATGGCCCGGAATCCTCGGGTAAGACCACATTGACTCTGCATTGTGTTGCGGAGCAGCAGAAAAACGGCGGCGTTTGTGCCTTTGTTGACGCGGAACACGCGCTTGACCCGCAATACGCGCGCAAACTGGGCGTTGATATCGACGAGCTGCTGATTTCCCAGCCTGACACCGGCGAACAAGCGCTTGAAATTACGGATACGTTGGTCCGCTCCGGTGCTGTGAATATGGTGGTGGTCGACTCCGTCGCGGCGCTCACACCAAAGTCCGAGTTGGAAGGCGATATGGGCGACAGCTCTGTCGGGGTGCAGGCCCGTCTGATGAGCCAGGCAATGCGGAAACTGACAGGCTCGATCTCGCGGTCGAACTGCATGGTGATTTTCATCAACCAGATCCGGATGAAAATCGGCGTTATGTTCGGGTCGCCCGAAACGACGACCGGTGGGAACGCGCTGAAATTCTATTCTTCCGTCCGTCTGGACATCCGCCGCATTGGCGCGCTCAAGGATCGTGACGAGGTGGTCGGCAACGCCACACGGGTCAAGATCGTCAAGAACAAGGTGGCCGCACCGTTCAAGCAGGTCGAATTCGACATTATGTATGGGGAAGGGATCTCCAAGATGGGCGAGCTGCTGGATCTTGGGGTGAAGGCTGGCGTGGTTGATAAATCGGGATCGTGGTTTAGCTATGGCGATGAACGGATCGGGCAGGGGCGTGAAAACGCCAAGACCTTCCTGAAAGAAAACACCGCCATGGCAAATGAGATCGAAGATAAAATCCGCGCGGCCCATGGGCTGGACTTCGACGGCTCCGACAGCGACGACGCGGATATCCTCGAAGCGTAAAGGCTTGCACCGCAAGTGGTTAGAAAAGGCGTGCCCCCAGGGCGCGCCTTTTTTCATGGGGGCTGCCTGTGGACAGTGCTCTGTCGCGAGGGTATTCGAAGGTAATTGTTTTTGCCCCTCGAAAGGCCCCGCATATGAAGACGCTCAACGATATCCGATCAACCTTCCTTGGTTATTTTGAAAAGCAGGGTCACTCGATCCAGCCGTCCAGCCCGCTGGTGCCGCGAAACGACCCCACGCTGATGTT
Proteins encoded in this region:
- the recA gene encoding recombinase RecA, with the translated sequence MATADLLTMDNKKQAEKQKALDSALAQIERQFGKGSIMKLGAEGAIQDIKASSTGSLGLDIALGIGGLPMGRIIEIYGPESSGKTTLTLHCVAEQQKNGGVCAFVDAEHALDPQYARKLGVDIDELLISQPDTGEQALEITDTLVRSGAVNMVVVDSVAALTPKSELEGDMGDSSVGVQARLMSQAMRKLTGSISRSNCMVIFINQIRMKIGVMFGSPETTTGGNALKFYSSVRLDIRRIGALKDRDEVVGNATRVKIVKNKVAAPFKQVEFDIMYGEGISKMGELLDLGVKAGVVDKSGSWFSYGDERIGQGRENAKTFLKENTAMANEIEDKIRAAHGLDFDGSDSDDADILEA
- a CDS encoding gamma-glutamyl kinase, with amino-acid sequence MLVFFKERLAFLSVPKTGTTAYETALAPRADMVISEPPMLKHAPVYRYNRFIRPMFLKVCDTELELMAVMREPISWLGSWYRYRQRPFMQGKPNATFDVSFDEFILAYMKGKKPGFADVGSQLNFMAAQPNGTGITHYFRYENQDRLKDFLEQRLDVTLDLKQENVSPQMDLHLSPEIEQRFKRKFADEFALYDSIE